A single region of the Salipaludibacillus sp. LMS25 genome encodes:
- a CDS encoding ABC transporter permease, which translates to MNLLIKNELTKLKRLKMVYVILVVSFLPFLINTGGMFAMSGELDADKYYYFVFNQYAILFPTLVFIFTGFFFYTEFQNRTTLNWISYPFHNFSLMGSKMIAAFLLLLGTAILNHVIHLVTLWLLFRTEIQLMTVATHFFTSFFFSFLILLIIPAAALLVFMTRNILSVVMAGVAFIFVTTILLGADFSIIFPFSFVYRLSIQFFDSSMGYDRTQLELWGSAIFFTYIAISLLGLYKYSQKTRMS; encoded by the coding sequence ATGAACTTACTTATTAAAAATGAATTAACCAAATTAAAGCGATTGAAGATGGTGTATGTTATTTTAGTTGTCAGTTTTTTACCTTTTCTTATCAATACAGGTGGGATGTTTGCGATGAGTGGGGAGCTGGATGCTGACAAATACTATTATTTTGTGTTTAATCAATATGCCATTCTTTTCCCTACCCTTGTCTTTATTTTCACCGGCTTCTTTTTTTACACTGAATTTCAAAATAGGACCACATTAAATTGGATCTCGTATCCGTTTCATAATTTCAGTCTAATGGGCTCGAAGATGATTGCTGCCTTTCTATTATTGCTAGGGACAGCTATCTTAAATCATGTGATCCATCTCGTTACTTTATGGCTATTATTTAGAACAGAAATACAGTTAATGACGGTTGCTACCCACTTTTTTACTTCCTTTTTCTTTTCCTTTTTAATACTGTTAATTATTCCAGCAGCGGCATTATTGGTGTTTATGACAAGGAATATTCTCAGCGTAGTAATGGCAGGTGTGGCCTTTATTTTTGTTACCACGATTTTACTTGGAGCTGATTTTTCGATTATTTTTCCTTTTTCATTTGTTTATCGATTAAGTATCCAATTCTTTGATTCATCGATGGGATACGATAGAACTCAGCTTGAATTATGGGGAAGTGCTATCTTTTTCACTTATATTGCGATCTCCTTATTAGGCTTATATAAATATTCACAAAAGACTAGAATGAGTTAA
- a CDS encoding erythromycin esterase family protein, which translates to MNTESLIKEVQEKSVDIGQEESQYRFDFLQDQLKDKRFVFIGESSHCVKQYSMAKIQLIKFLHAQLGFNVLAFESELGDCSIGDYLRKELTPLKFMEGSIGRVWHNDYNLELFNYMKDTEEGTSLQLSGLDVQQSEGKHFIPFVESYLSSSVKQLVIEFDRLTNYILKYEGFFKKRKLKQSVSELDSLGTHLLKEVQGQKHQDKTLQHIIVRSIENRLAYCKANVQQSFFRQFELRDQMMADNLQFLAEKMYSHEKFIIWAHNMHIRKNSKDSLLSPYKSILENLKDSIKNESFVMALYAHNGEMGDHMGNAFSIKKSTRKHMEWLLNHAPYENSFISSQLEWGEHKWRVYEGGGLRQSLVPARQYDGLLFFKNVSPAFPKHEKVP; encoded by the coding sequence ATGAACACGGAGAGCCTAATAAAAGAAGTACAAGAAAAAAGTGTGGATATCGGCCAAGAGGAGTCGCAATACCGTTTTGACTTTTTGCAAGATCAACTAAAAGATAAAAGGTTTGTGTTTATAGGAGAGAGTAGCCATTGTGTCAAACAATACAGCATGGCGAAAATACAACTCATTAAATTCCTGCATGCGCAATTAGGGTTCAATGTTCTAGCGTTTGAGAGTGAATTAGGAGATTGTTCAATCGGTGATTATTTACGCAAGGAGCTAACGCCACTAAAGTTTATGGAAGGGTCTATAGGTAGAGTTTGGCACAATGACTATAATCTTGAATTATTTAACTACATGAAAGACACGGAGGAGGGAACGTCTTTACAGTTATCAGGTCTGGATGTTCAGCAAAGCGAAGGCAAGCATTTTATTCCGTTTGTTGAATCGTATCTCTCCTCGTCTGTGAAGCAGTTAGTGATAGAATTTGACCGTTTAACCAACTATATTTTAAAGTATGAAGGATTCTTTAAAAAAAGAAAGTTAAAACAGTCTGTCAGCGAGCTCGATAGCCTTGGCACACACTTGCTAAAAGAAGTACAGGGACAAAAACATCAGGATAAAACATTGCAACACATAATCGTTCGTTCTATAGAGAATAGGTTAGCGTACTGCAAAGCTAATGTTCAACAAAGCTTCTTCAGACAATTTGAATTGAGAGATCAAATGATGGCTGATAACTTACAGTTCCTGGCTGAGAAAATGTATTCCCATGAGAAATTCATTATTTGGGCTCATAATATGCACATTCGAAAAAATAGCAAAGATAGTCTGCTTTCCCCTTATAAGTCCATACTTGAAAATCTCAAAGACTCGATAAAAAATGAAAGCTTTGTAATGGCTCTCTATGCACATAATGGCGAGATGGGTGATCATATGGGAAATGCTTTTTCCATAAAAAAATCGACACGCAAACATATGGAATGGTTACTCAACCATGCACCTTATGAGAATAGCTTCATTTCAAGCCAACTTGAATGGGGAGAGCATAAATGGAGAGTGTATGAGGGAGGGGGCCTACGTCAATCACTAGTCCCAGCTCGTCAGTACGATGGACTACTATTTTTCAAAAACGTCTCACCTGCTTTTCCTAAACACGAAAAAGTACCGTAA
- a CDS encoding GyrI-like domain-containing protein — translation MTINIEIFPKYRVAYVRQVGPYGSANIQAMEKLKKWAVKKNLLKSAIILGIPQDNPETTPPESCRYDACIVISKDYQLDDSIEENELDEGKYVICKVKHTVEDVQRAWAHIGTFLENTQYQIDNKPVIERYSFEMINNGYCELCVPIIS, via the coding sequence ATGACTATTAACATTGAGATATTTCCAAAGTACCGCGTGGCATATGTACGGCAAGTTGGTCCATATGGCTCTGCTAACATTCAAGCAATGGAAAAATTAAAAAAATGGGCTGTGAAGAAAAATCTTCTAAAATCAGCCATAATACTTGGCATTCCTCAAGATAACCCTGAGACCACACCTCCTGAGAGCTGTAGGTATGATGCATGTATTGTGATTTCAAAAGACTATCAACTTGATGACTCGATCGAAGAAAATGAACTTGATGAGGGGAAATATGTTATTTGTAAAGTCAAACACACCGTAGAAGACGTTCAAAGAGCATGGGCTCATATCGGAACTTTTCTAGAAAACACTCAGTACCAAATTGATAACAAACCAGTTATAGAAAGGTATTCGTTTGAGATGATCAACAACGGTTATTGTGAATTATGTGTCCCTATCATATCGTAA
- a CDS encoding MerR family transcriptional regulator has translation MISIKEVSKQTGVTVRTLRHYDHIDLLKPSGKTGGGHRLYGEYEIRKLQSIQFLKTLRFSLQDIKRLLADENDDWYNQLLKQLNYCLQEKQKIEQVEHLLRGLMNEFILKGKNDIIHLQKLIRLYETNTAQKQQFLTEKFNKEERALLDLLPNMNQGDPDTVEWVALLAQLEKHMAKGIAADEVQSIIRRMLEKEKATFGTNRAFSDKIWEIRKSQEASAQAGFYPLDPEVLQFIEEAVDYHDKHKADAKSNY, from the coding sequence ATGATTTCTATTAAAGAGGTGTCTAAACAGACAGGTGTTACCGTGAGAACATTACGACATTATGACCATATTGATTTGTTAAAACCTTCAGGGAAAACAGGCGGAGGGCATCGGTTATATGGAGAATATGAAATTAGAAAATTACAGAGCATTCAATTTTTAAAAACATTACGATTTAGTTTACAAGACATTAAACGTCTTTTAGCTGACGAAAATGATGATTGGTACAATCAATTACTAAAACAATTAAACTACTGTTTACAGGAAAAACAAAAGATCGAACAAGTGGAGCATTTGCTTCGCGGCCTGATGAATGAGTTTATATTAAAGGGTAAAAATGACATTATCCATTTGCAAAAGCTTATACGATTATATGAAACTAATACAGCTCAGAAACAACAGTTTTTAACGGAAAAATTTAATAAAGAAGAAAGAGCGTTATTGGACCTTTTACCAAATATGAATCAAGGTGATCCAGACACAGTGGAGTGGGTAGCATTATTAGCTCAATTAGAAAAACATATGGCTAAGGGCATTGCCGCGGATGAAGTTCAAAGTATTATTAGACGTATGCTTGAAAAAGAGAAGGCCACTTTTGGAACGAATCGCGCATTCTCCGATAAAATTTGGGAGATCAGAAAATCACAAGAAGCCTCCGCTCAGGCTGGCTTTTACCCGCTTGATCCTGAAGTTCTTCAATTTATTGAGGAAGCAGTAGATTATCATGACAAACATAAAGCAGATGCTAAAAGCAATTATTAA
- a CDS encoding VOC family protein gives MYELDNVRLLVTKFADCYRFYKDILGFKVTWGDSSSGYVSFEAGKDKAFAIFDRKAMAEAVGTTVLPTTVQGQDRFALIFKVEEKLDQMVVRLKSQNVDIVNGVQDRPDWGIKTIHLRDPDGNLIEMFSELSKDKWNSDLLDEDIKFK, from the coding sequence ATGTATGAGCTAGATAATGTTCGTTTGTTAGTAACTAAATTTGCAGATTGTTACCGATTCTATAAAGATATTCTCGGGTTTAAGGTAACATGGGGGGACAGTAGTAGTGGTTATGTCAGTTTTGAAGCTGGTAAGGATAAAGCGTTCGCTATTTTTGATCGTAAGGCAATGGCTGAGGCAGTAGGGACAACCGTGTTACCAACAACTGTTCAGGGACAAGATCGTTTTGCATTAATTTTTAAAGTGGAAGAAAAGTTAGACCAAATGGTTGTTCGCCTAAAGTCGCAAAACGTAGACATCGTTAACGGGGTTCAAGATAGACCTGATTGGGGCATAAAAACAATTCATCTTAGAGATCCAGATGGTAATTTGATTGAAATGTTTTCCGAATTATCAAAGGATAAATGGAACTCTGACCTACTTGATGAAGATATTAAATTTAAATAA
- a CDS encoding GTP-binding protein has product MTNTFTLPITLVTGMTEQGKTALIKQMHRHSFKTKKVILFRDPHSTYRYDAEGPHFQKTPVTEVFHDMEATSYDELMTLLYHIQSQKDVDEIIVTKAYDSNVDLLLYDTQKGAPFFQITHHIHVIDAVSFWFQYSSKDTIQTKSILHAEAVDHTIGELLVHQLELADSLYISNEKRLNEERLSELIWFLKKLNPLANIIPHHDFNNHTAFISDTVWPEERTTDYLYHLQMQAFKPKSPLALVGDYGIETFIYQSNSPASLSQLKAFFSHLPDGILRTKGVCHNPFDRESHTISQVGASVEIMSEECPYAKHSTPDYLTEFLFIGQHLNPQSIREKLDTCLLDVSYPLIKEH; this is encoded by the coding sequence ATGACTAACACATTTACATTACCGATAACACTCGTAACCGGGATGACTGAGCAAGGAAAAACCGCCCTTATTAAACAGATGCATCGACACAGTTTTAAAACAAAAAAAGTGATCCTTTTCCGTGATCCACATAGCACCTATAGGTATGATGCTGAAGGCCCTCACTTTCAGAAAACACCGGTGACAGAAGTCTTTCATGATATGGAAGCAACCTCTTATGACGAGCTGATGACGTTGCTCTATCATATCCAAAGTCAGAAAGATGTGGACGAAATCATCGTGACTAAAGCGTATGATTCTAATGTAGATTTACTTCTCTACGACACTCAAAAAGGGGCACCATTCTTTCAGATCACACACCACATTCATGTAATAGATGCTGTTAGCTTTTGGTTTCAATATTCATCAAAGGATACGATTCAAACTAAGTCGATACTTCATGCAGAAGCGGTGGATCATACAATTGGAGAATTGCTTGTTCATCAATTAGAATTGGCCGATAGTCTCTATATATCCAATGAGAAACGGCTGAATGAAGAACGCTTAAGTGAACTAATCTGGTTTCTTAAAAAGCTCAACCCTTTGGCAAATATTATTCCACATCATGACTTTAACAACCATACGGCTTTCATAAGTGATACAGTCTGGCCTGAGGAACGCACGACAGACTACCTTTATCACCTTCAAATGCAAGCATTCAAACCGAAAAGTCCCCTAGCACTAGTAGGGGACTATGGAATAGAAACATTTATTTATCAAAGTAACTCTCCAGCTTCCTTAAGTCAGCTTAAAGCTTTTTTTTCACATCTGCCTGACGGTATTCTGCGAACAAAAGGGGTGTGTCATAATCCCTTCGACCGTGAAAGTCACACTATTTCCCAAGTAGGTGCTTCAGTTGAAATTATGTCAGAAGAATGTCCCTATGCGAAACATTCAACACCAGACTATTTAACTGAATTTTTGTTCATAGGTCAGCATCTAAATCCACAAAGCATTCGAGAAAAATTAGATACATGTTTATTAGATGTCTCCTACCCGTTAATTAAGGAACATTAA
- the rpsN gene encoding 30S ribosomal protein S14: MAKKSMVAKERKRQALVAQYADLRRELKEKGDYEALRKLPRDSSPTRLTRRCEMTGRPRAVLRKFKLSRIAFRELAHKGQLPGVKKSSW; the protein is encoded by the coding sequence GTGGCTAAAAAATCGATGGTAGCAAAGGAAAGAAAACGACAAGCCCTTGTGGCACAATACGCAGATTTACGAAGAGAGTTAAAGGAAAAAGGTGACTACGAAGCATTAAGAAAATTACCTAGAGACTCCTCCCCTACTCGCCTGACAAGAAGGTGTGAAATGACCGGAAGACCACGCGCTGTATTACGTAAGTTTAAACTTTCAAGAATTGCGTTTAGAGAGCTAGCACATAAAGGGCAGCTTCCAGGTGTGAAAAAATCAAGTTGGTAA
- a CDS encoding sugar porter family MFS transporter, translating to MLEKHSSWYVILIAVSAGVAGLMYGFDTAVISGAIGFLAEKYSLSPAMQGWVISCVMIGGVLGVALSGFLSDKYGRKNIMFLSAILFIISALGSAFAIGVPMLIFARIIGGFGIGFASALSVTYISECAPPKIRGRLGSLYQLFTIFGICATFYINYGVANSGSYAWGLDTGWRWMLGYGVFPGLIFFVLLFFIPESPRFLMQKGREKEAFQTLKRINGETVAKQEAKEIKISIETEKSSSVRQLLKPGIRKAMGVGIFLALFNQVIGMNAVTYYGPDIFRSVGFENNTEFLATSIIGSVQVAFTIVALLLIDKLGRKKLMAIGSSLMAMFMVLIGSVFYFEPIHSGPLLVVFVAGFTAAFCVSMGPIPWIMIPEIFPNHLRAKAVGIATMFLWGANWAIGQFTPILITNMGGAFTFWMFAVINVVCFTFVMTIVPETKNKTLEEIGRFWNPKSVSKEQILKKNLTKI from the coding sequence ATGTTAGAGAAACATTCATCTTGGTATGTTATTTTAATTGCAGTTTCAGCAGGAGTCGCTGGACTCATGTATGGTTTTGATACAGCAGTTATTTCAGGCGCTATTGGTTTTCTTGCTGAGAAATATAGCTTATCACCGGCGATGCAAGGGTGGGTTATTTCCTGTGTTATGATCGGTGGTGTGCTTGGGGTAGCCCTGTCTGGCTTCTTAAGTGACAAGTATGGTAGAAAAAATATTATGTTTTTATCAGCAATTCTATTTATCATTTCTGCACTAGGCTCTGCATTTGCAATCGGTGTACCAATGCTAATTTTTGCGAGAATTATCGGTGGATTTGGAATTGGATTTGCTTCCGCTCTATCTGTTACATATATCAGTGAGTGCGCACCACCAAAAATCCGCGGCAGACTCGGGTCACTCTATCAATTATTTACCATCTTCGGTATTTGTGCGACGTTCTACATTAACTATGGGGTAGCTAACAGCGGTAGTTATGCTTGGGGGTTAGATACAGGGTGGCGCTGGATGCTAGGTTATGGTGTTTTTCCTGGTTTAATATTTTTTGTTCTGTTATTCTTCATTCCTGAAAGCCCAAGGTTTTTGATGCAAAAAGGCCGAGAGAAGGAAGCATTTCAAACCTTAAAGCGGATAAATGGTGAAACAGTAGCAAAGCAAGAAGCGAAAGAAATTAAAATCTCAATCGAAACTGAAAAAAGCTCATCTGTTAGACAATTACTAAAGCCTGGTATACGCAAGGCAATGGGTGTAGGTATTTTCTTAGCACTGTTTAATCAAGTAATTGGGATGAATGCCGTCACATACTATGGACCTGATATTTTCCGCAGTGTTGGATTCGAAAATAACACGGAGTTCCTAGCCACAAGCATCATTGGTAGTGTGCAAGTCGCATTTACCATTGTGGCGCTCCTATTAATTGATAAATTGGGGAGAAAGAAATTAATGGCCATTGGTTCAAGCCTTATGGCGATGTTCATGGTGCTCATTGGAAGCGTATTCTACTTTGAACCTATTCATAGTGGGCCATTACTAGTCGTTTTTGTAGCTGGTTTTACAGCAGCATTCTGTGTCTCCATGGGGCCCATTCCATGGATTATGATTCCAGAAATCTTCCCTAACCACCTGCGTGCTAAAGCTGTTGGGATTGCGACAATGTTCCTTTGGGGAGCAAACTGGGCAATCGGACAGTTTACACCGATTTTAATCACTAACATGGGGGGAGCCTTCACATTTTGGATGTTCGCTGTTATCAACGTAGTCTGCTTCACCTTTGTTATGACGATTGTACCTGAAACGAAAAACAAAACGTTAGAAGAGATCGGCCGCTTTTGGAACCCTAAAAGTGTGAGCAAGGAACAAATTTTAAAAAAGAATTTAACAAAGATTTAG
- a CDS encoding response regulator, which translates to MVLRIMLVDDEPIEREGLQLILRKNRSNFTVVAEAENGIEAVEMAIIHKPDLIFMDIKMPEVDGLEAIKQILSELPTAKFIMVSAFDTFDYARRAMTYGIKDYLLKPSKISDVLESFDRMVTEIETEKQNLAEKQEMNHRLERAGSFIEMEFIMSLLMDHVHEFDVEVWNDWIDIENKRGYMVVFSFQFNRVHSSRIEKRQWYRLLKETIQQQCDRCLVGPLTGFQVPVFFFDTANDMVNDEKRQQFVRKIIPSVQSKLIGCHVFTGVGTVVSDITQIGDSYKEAIYALELVHNHPSASYMVYNDKLKQKRAELLPFEIEKDLVEAIKTGDSQKGLHLFETYFNVIQQASDYQVRTIHKAMENFYIVLTRSLQELGFEEDIQISVGQLETAMQIKEAAKVQLSDLITRLREWRAHGIHYLLLQAKDYIDQHYDQVITLEEVANHIGISSYYLSRLFKDKFHVTFIEYVTSARLQRAKSFLLDGSTPLKEIALNIGYKDPNYFSRVFKKETGLSPTKYRSKYQQ; encoded by the coding sequence ATGGTGCTAAGAATTATGCTCGTCGATGATGAACCCATTGAAAGAGAAGGTCTACAGCTTATACTGCGTAAAAACCGCTCTAACTTTACTGTTGTTGCTGAAGCTGAGAATGGGATAGAAGCTGTGGAAATGGCTATTATACATAAACCTGACCTTATTTTTATGGATATTAAAATGCCGGAAGTTGATGGGTTAGAAGCCATTAAGCAAATCCTGTCGGAACTTCCAACTGCAAAGTTTATTATGGTCTCTGCTTTTGATACGTTTGATTACGCACGACGGGCCATGACCTATGGCATTAAAGACTATTTGTTAAAGCCAAGTAAAATATCGGACGTTTTAGAGTCGTTTGACCGTATGGTGACAGAAATCGAAACTGAAAAACAGAACTTGGCCGAAAAGCAAGAAATGAATCATCGCTTAGAAAGAGCAGGCTCCTTTATTGAGATGGAATTTATTATGTCACTGCTGATGGATCATGTCCATGAATTTGATGTGGAAGTATGGAATGATTGGATTGATATAGAAAATAAACGAGGATATATGGTCGTTTTCTCCTTCCAATTTAATAGAGTGCACTCGTCTCGCATTGAAAAACGTCAATGGTACCGCCTATTGAAGGAAACGATCCAGCAGCAATGTGATCGTTGTTTAGTGGGGCCATTAACCGGTTTTCAAGTTCCAGTATTCTTTTTTGATACGGCAAATGACATGGTAAATGATGAGAAGAGACAGCAGTTTGTAAGGAAAATTATTCCTTCAGTACAAAGCAAGCTTATAGGGTGTCACGTATTTACAGGCGTTGGAACGGTTGTTTCTGACATTACTCAAATTGGGGACTCTTATAAGGAAGCTATTTATGCGTTGGAACTTGTACACAATCATCCAAGTGCCTCTTATATGGTGTACAATGACAAATTAAAACAGAAACGCGCCGAGCTACTTCCATTTGAAATTGAAAAAGATTTAGTGGAAGCTATCAAAACAGGTGATTCTCAAAAAGGATTGCATCTGTTTGAAACCTATTTCAACGTCATTCAACAAGCCTCAGATTATCAAGTAAGAACAATCCATAAAGCCATGGAGAATTTCTATATTGTTCTCACTCGATCTCTGCAAGAGCTTGGTTTTGAAGAGGACATTCAAATTAGTGTAGGACAATTAGAAACAGCCATGCAAATAAAAGAAGCTGCAAAAGTACAATTAAGTGATCTAATCACACGTCTACGAGAATGGCGTGCCCATGGTATTCACTACCTACTCCTACAAGCAAAAGACTATATTGATCAACATTACGATCAGGTAATCACGCTTGAAGAGGTGGCCAATCACATTGGCATTAGTTCGTATTATTTAAGCCGCTTATTTAAAGATAAGTTTCACGTAACGTTTATTGAGTATGTCACTTCTGCTAGACTGCAAAGAGCTAAAAGCTTCTTATTAGATGGCTCAACGCCATTAAAGGAAATCGCTCTGAACATTGGCTACAAAGATCCTAATTATTTTAGTAGAGTCTTCAAAAAGGAAACCGGTCTAAGCCCCACTAAATATAGAAGTAAATATCAACAGTAA
- a CDS encoding sensor histidine kinase translates to MIRIRTKLLIYFATTLLLMMALFYFHGQSNQQVTNLYNENIDHLFLLNEMTKSTNQAFQALQIYAHEPLPDNLSSYEEERHYLEALQQEFAAIETVGIPKKNVLNLMATFLEQTQKTVDGRQNQDIPQYSLYLVEAETTADYIHEKIRDLINMELNTYQDLSLLMDEKVESTKKMGHAIIIAVILLSMLFAIWFSNGITRTINKLTWAAQEISKGKYTVQDVVVPRRDELYFLTDTFNEMKQNIIESMNEIEEKARLKHLLKEMELRSLQNQINPHFLFNTLNTISKTAYIEDAERTSDLIASVSALLRYNIGNLDRDTTLKDEVDIVNEYFFIQNTRFGGRVEFIQNIDSTCLSKPIPCLTLQPIVENAFVHGIENIAKGAKIELIIYERGETIYLEVSDNGVGMDQQTIERLLDPKKEEGTPPSKKGSGHSTGIGLINVINRLRLFDKHSKVSIDSEPGKGTRIRIQLQK, encoded by the coding sequence ATGATTAGAATTCGGACAAAATTACTCATCTACTTTGCTACCACTCTTCTATTAATGATGGCATTATTTTATTTTCACGGCCAAAGTAATCAGCAAGTAACAAACCTTTATAATGAGAATATCGACCATTTATTCTTGTTAAATGAAATGACGAAAAGCACTAATCAGGCATTCCAAGCATTACAAATATACGCCCATGAGCCTTTACCAGATAATTTATCCTCGTATGAAGAGGAAAGGCACTACCTCGAGGCACTTCAACAAGAATTCGCGGCCATAGAAACAGTTGGCATTCCTAAAAAAAACGTCTTAAATCTAATGGCAACCTTTCTTGAACAGACACAGAAAACAGTAGATGGTAGACAAAACCAGGATATTCCCCAGTATTCTCTTTATTTAGTGGAAGCAGAAACAACAGCGGACTATATTCATGAGAAAATCAGAGATTTAATTAATATGGAATTGAACACTTACCAAGATTTATCACTGCTAATGGATGAGAAGGTAGAAAGTACAAAAAAAATGGGCCATGCCATTATCATCGCTGTTATTTTGCTTAGTATGCTATTTGCAATTTGGTTCTCCAATGGTATTACGAGAACGATTAACAAATTAACATGGGCAGCTCAAGAAATTTCTAAAGGAAAATATACTGTTCAAGATGTGGTAGTCCCAAGAAGAGACGAACTCTATTTCTTAACCGACACGTTTAATGAGATGAAACAGAATATTATAGAATCAATGAATGAGATAGAAGAAAAGGCTAGGCTTAAGCATCTGTTAAAAGAAATGGAATTAAGAAGCTTACAAAATCAGATTAATCCTCATTTCTTGTTTAATACGCTCAATACCATTTCTAAGACCGCATATATTGAAGATGCCGAACGAACAAGTGACTTAATTGCGTCCGTTTCCGCTCTTCTACGCTATAATATTGGCAACTTAGATCGTGACACCACATTAAAAGATGAAGTAGACATCGTTAACGAATACTTTTTTATTCAAAACACCCGGTTTGGCGGGCGGGTAGAGTTTATCCAAAACATTGATTCTACCTGTCTATCAAAGCCCATCCCTTGTTTAACCTTGCAACCGATTGTGGAAAATGCTTTCGTGCATGGGATTGAAAATATTGCGAAAGGCGCAAAAATAGAACTTATTATTTACGAGCGAGGAGAGACGATTTATCTTGAGGTTTCGGATAATGGGGTTGGAATGGACCAACAAACAATTGAACGTTTACTAGATCCAAAGAAGGAAGAGGGAACACCGCCATCCAAAAAAGGATCTGGTCATTCAACTGGGATCGGGTTGATCAATGTGATAAATCGTCTTCGGTTATTTGATAAACATAGTAAGGTATCGATTGATTCTGAACCTGGCAAAGGAACGAGAATTCGAATTCAATTACAAAAGTAG
- a CDS encoding sugar-binding protein, whose amino-acid sequence MNRTTSLYIVLIFSFLTALGFSLYFYNHVQEYDEKIEEMKAFESTLPKYHIALIGEEKDHDYWRLVGEGAKEAEAIYDTVVEYEGPKRSNPEEQLKLLDMAIQSNVDGIIVQALNENFKGLINKATNKGIPVITIDTDAPDSMRLTYIGTDNYLAGQLAGKALLEDTAGEVTVGIITGSLNNKHHQLRVEGFKEVVEKEDRIKVVAIEESNILRVEAEDKAYQLLTDHENITALYGTSSYDGIGIVAAAKSLDKLEDLYVISFDTLEENIELLKKEELDVVIGQQPFQMGFDSIGIMLEIITERAIQEVYYTDVTVLRKSDLAVSNSKGGSDD is encoded by the coding sequence ATGAATCGTACAACGAGTCTATATATTGTTCTCATTTTTTCGTTTCTAACAGCATTAGGGTTTTCTTTATACTTTTATAATCACGTTCAAGAATACGACGAAAAAATCGAAGAAATGAAAGCGTTCGAATCCACCCTGCCAAAGTATCATATTGCGTTAATTGGTGAAGAAAAAGATCATGATTATTGGCGTCTAGTTGGTGAAGGTGCTAAGGAAGCAGAAGCTATCTATGACACGGTTGTAGAATATGAAGGACCCAAGCGCTCCAATCCGGAGGAACAACTGAAACTATTAGATATGGCAATCCAATCTAACGTCGATGGCATCATTGTTCAGGCACTTAACGAAAACTTTAAAGGGCTGATTAATAAAGCTACAAATAAAGGAATTCCAGTTATAACCATTGATACGGATGCTCCTGATAGCATGCGGTTGACCTATATTGGAACCGATAATTATTTAGCCGGTCAACTTGCTGGGAAAGCATTACTAGAGGATACAGCAGGTGAGGTTACTGTAGGGATTATTACAGGCAGTCTTAACAACAAACACCATCAACTGCGTGTGGAAGGGTTCAAAGAGGTGGTTGAAAAAGAAGATCGGATTAAAGTGGTCGCCATTGAAGAATCTAATATTTTAAGAGTTGAAGCAGAGGATAAAGCTTATCAACTATTAACCGATCATGAAAATATTACGGCTTTATATGGGACAAGCTCTTATGATGGGATTGGGATTGTAGCAGCGGCAAAATCTTTAGATAAATTAGAAGATCTGTATGTCATTTCCTTTGACACTTTAGAAGAAAATATCGAGTTACTAAAGAAAGAAGAATTAGATGTTGTCATTGGTCAGCAACCTTTTCAAATGGGCTTCGATAGCATAGGAATAATGCTTGAAATAATAACAGAGCGAGCAATACAAGAAGTCTATTACACGGATGTGACCGTCCTGAGAAAATCAGACTTGGCAGTTTCTAATAGTAAGGGTGGTTCAGATGATTAG